Within Micromonospora parathelypteridis, the genomic segment TGCTTCGAGGCGACGTCGAGCAGGAAGAAGCCCCCGAACAGTTCCTTGGTCTCGCCGTACGGCCCGTCCGTGACCACCGGGGTCTCGCCGCTGAAGTCGACCACGACGCCCTTGCCCGGATCGTCCAGCCCCTCCGCTGCCAGGAGAACGCCGGCCTTGACCATCTCCTCGATGAACTGGCGGGTCGTCGCCATCATCTCGTCGATGTTGGCCATCATGGCCGCGTTCGACTCGTCGGTGCCACGCATGATCAGCAGGTACTTCGACATCGCGTCCTCCTCGTTCGGCGGGGCCGCCTCTCGGCTCTCGCACCCTCATGTCGAACGAGCGGCCCGCAGATCGACACGGCTCCGGAGAAATCTCTCGCGGCGACGCAGCCCATCTCTCCGACCCTCGTTCCGCCCGCCGGGGCGGTCCCCGAGCGATGGCTGACGCCGGCGCCCAGCCGATCGAAGAGCCTATCTTTCCGCTGCCGGGACTGGGGAGACGCGACGGGAACCTCTACCCGCCCGGCGGTCGTCGGCGTCGCGATCGCCGTACGGCGAACGCTTCTGATGTCCGCGCTCATCTCCCCGAGCGGTGCTGCAACCGTCGGTCAGCCGGCGAGCTGGTCGCGGCGGCGGGTGAGGTAGGCCCGTTCCGCCGGGTTACCGGCGAGAGCGATGGCCCGGTCGTACGCGGCCCGCGACTCGCCGCCGCGCCCGAGCCGCCGCAGCAGGTCCGCGCGCGCGGCGTGGAAGGCGTGATAGCCGTCAAGAACCTCGGCGAGCCGGTCGACCTCGGCGAGCCCGGCCCCGGGACCGTCGACCTCGGCGACCGCGACCGACCGGTTGAGCCACACGATCGGCGAGGGGTCGAGCAGCACCATGCGGCCGTAGAGGGCGACGATCGTGGACCAGTCGGTGTCCCGGGCGGATGGGGCATCCGTGTGGACCGCGTTGATCGCGGCCTGCAACTGGTAGCGCCCGGGTGGGTCACCGCCGGCGGCGAACGCCTTGATCCGCTCGCGAATCAAGGCGCTGCCCTCGGCGATGAGGGCGCGGTTCCACGCGCTGCGGTCCTGCTGGTCGAGGGTCACCAGCTCCCCGGTGCCGGAGACGCGCGCCGACCGCCGGGCGTCGGTGAGGAGCATCAGGGCAAGTAGGCCGGCTACCTCGCCGTCGTCGGGGAGGAGAGTTCGGAGCAGGCGGCCGAGGCGGATCGCCTCGTCGGTGAGGTCGACGCGTACCGGGTCGTCCCCCTCGCTGGCGAGATAACCCTCGTTGAAGACGAGGTAGACGACCGCGAGCACGCCGGTGAGACGCTCGCGGATGTCGTTGGCCCAGGGCACGCGGTAGGGGATGTGTGCCGCCTTGATCTTTGCCTTGGCGCGGGTGATCCGTCGCGCCATCGTGGTCTCCTGCACCAGAAATGCGCGGGCGATCTCGGGGACGGTGAGACCACCGAGCAGTCGCAGGGTGAGCGCCACCCTGGCCTCCAACGCGAGCGCAGGGTGGCAGCAGGTGAAGACCAGTCTGAGCCGGTCGTCCTCGACCGGACCGGTCGGCTCGTGAGGGGTGTCGTCGTACACGATCCGGGCCGCCTGGTGCTTGGCGTCGTGCTGCGACTCTCGACGGAGCCGATCGATCGCCTTGCGGGTCGCGGTGGTGGCGAGCCAACCGCCGGGATTAGGGGGTACGCCCTCGCGCGGCCACCGCTCGGCGGCGGCCAGGAATGCCTCCGCCGTCGCGTCCTCGGCGACGCCGAGGTCGCCGAAACGGCGCGCGAGGCTGGCGACCACCCGCGCCCACTCCTCGTGGTGGACGCGGGTGATCACCTGCTCGACAGTGGGACCAGTCACGGATTCAGCAGCGCTCCGACGGCGCTCTTTCGGTTCGGCAGGGGCGCACCTCGACCGCGCGGCGGCACGCCTTCGACCCCTCGACGGCGAGCGCCAGGGCCACGTCGAGGTCGGCCGCCTCGATGACCCAGAAGGCGTCGAGATGCTCGGTCGTCTCCAGGTAGGGCCCGTCGGTGTAGGCCGGCCTCCCACCCTGTCCATCGACCGTGGTGGCGGTCGTCGCGGGCTCCAGGCCGTCGGCGAAGACAAGGCGACCGTCTCCCTGGAGCCTCTCGGTGAAGGCATCTGTGTCGGCGAACGCCCGCAGCTCGGCCTCCTGCTCAGCCGGTCCGTAGACGGACAGCAGGTATCTGGGCACCCCGCTCACTTGCCCTCGGAGCCGTTACGCCGGGCCTCCCCGGGACCGCGGAACCGGTGCACCTCCTGCGGCCAGTCGAGCGCGGCGGCCGTGCCCTTCTCGTGGATCTGCTCGGCCGTGTGGGGAGGCACCCACTCGTCGTTGAAGGTGATCAGGTACTCCGTCACGATCGTCTCCTCTCAGCCCGGACGAGGATCTTTCCCGACTCCTCGTGTCCGGCGGCCCGGCCGGCCGCCGCACACCAGCTCCACGAACGGCTGCGCCTTGATACGACACCATCCCGGAAACGCCTTTTCAAGGAAGCCACGAACGGGTCGACCAGCGGCGTTGAGCCTCCGCCTGGTGGAATTTCAACGCTGCGCGTCGATGTCACGCAGCGCGAAGCGAAGGTGCTCCCATTCCTCGTCGAAGATCACGTGAAGGCAGCGCAGGACGGTTTGGTGGTGTTCGGGTGACCACGCGCTTGGCCGAGACTCGGCCAGCAGGTCCGGCGTGACGGTCGCGAGGAAATCCCGCACCATCGCCTGGCGCTCGGCTCGCAACTGACGTATCGCCGCGAAAGTTGGCGGGTCGACGGCAAAGATCGACATGTCGTAACCGTCGGTCTCATACTCGGCGTGCGGCTGGCCGAGCGGGTGGAAGGGCTGTGGCAGGCGCAGGATCGCCTTGCCGAGCCATGTGTCGGTGGCGAACGCGAGGTGGCGCAGCGTCTGCGCGAACGACCACTCACCGTCAATCGAAACGTCGGCGCTGCCCTCGGGCATGGACAGGACCCGGTCGATCGCGGCCGCCCAGGCCCGTTCGAGAGCGGCCCACGCCGTGCGCAACCCCTCCGGGTCCTTGGCCTGCCTCAGATCGCGCCCTGGGAACCGCCGGTTGAGCTCAGCTTCGACGATCGGCACGACGTCGACACCGTTCACCAGGAGAGCACCTTCCGCCAGCCACGGCGCGTCGATGTCCAGCCCGTTCACATCGACGCCCCGCATCACCGCGCCGGCCAGTGTCGACCTGTTGAACCGTGCACCCCGCAAGTCCTTGTCGACGAACGTGGTGATGTTGTCCTGGGCCATGGCGCACTCCCATCCCCTTCAGCGGAAGCAGCGATGCTAGCGCTCAGGTCCGACATCCCGAGCAGGCGCAACCACCCGGCGGGGCGCATCATCGGCTGCCGTCTGCTCCTGGCGTGGCCGGGTGGCGAGGGCGTAACCGGTGGTCGTGACGCCCAGCGACACTCCCCAGCCGAGGAACACCAGCAGCGTGGCGGTTACCGCCCACCCGTCCCAGACGTCTGACCAACTCAGCTCACCGGCGCCCAGTTGGCTGACGAACACCGCGACGCTCAGCACACCGTAGGTGACCAGCGCGAGTGCCACCACCCCGGCCGGGATCACCGCCATGAGCCGGGGGACCTGTCGACCGCGCAGTCCCGGCACCCAGCGCGGGAACTGCTGCCCCCATCGCTGTACCAGGCCGAGAACGAGCAGACCGGCGAGCGGTGGGACGAGTGTGATCGCCACGCCCGTCTGCGTCGAGAGGCTCCGGTGGATGTCGTCCAGTTTCGACTCGGAGATGCCGAGCGGCACGCCGAGCACCCAGAGCCCGTGCGGTACGGCCCAGCCGACAACCGGCAGCGCGACGGCCACGTACGCCCAGAGGCGCGTCCACCGCGGCACCGGCTGGAAGCCAGGAGTCACCGGTCCGCGCCGGGGACCGGTTACGTTCGCGAGCCCGGCGAACAGGACACCCCCAATCACCAGCGCGAGCCGGGCGCCGAGGTCACGCCAGTCCGAGGGACGCCCGGCCAACGCCGCAGGGACCTCGAAGAGCAGGTGCAGCGGGAACGCGACGAGCAGGAGCAGCGCGGCCGCCAACCAGGTGGCCGTCGCCGCCGAGCGGCCGGAGTACCGGACCGCGCACGCGACGACCACCGTGAGGGCCACGCCGATTCCCACCGCTCCCCATCCCGCCCAGAACGGCAGCGTCTCGACGCGGTCGGCGCCGCATCCACCCGCCGGATCGACCAGATCGGTTCGGTCGCAGGCGGTGTACCCCCACCGGCCACCGGCGATCCAGAACAGACGCAGAGCCACCTCCCCGGCGACGAATACGACACACGCCAACGCCCATTGTCTGGCCCGGTCGGCCGCTACGGATCGGTGCGTGCCACAACGTGTGCTCGATGGCAACCACATACCGGCAGTCATGAAACAAATGATCTGTGGCGATGGGACGAGCCGTCCTCCCTGGCAGCGGGGATTGCGCTCCCTCTGCTGGGGGTCAGCCGTCCGGTACGAGGCCGCCATCCCGCGCGGGCATCAGTCGCCTTCTTGCAGCCAGTAGACGGAAATGGCGTGAAGGTCCTCCGGTCCGTCGTTCCGAATCTGGTGCGGCATCCTGCTTTCGAACGCCGCAATGTCCCCGGCCCGCAGAACGCCCGTCTGGTCGGCAAACGTCAACGTTCCGGTCCCGGACAAGATGATCCACACCTCACGGGACCGGTGGACATCGAGATCGTTGGACGTGTTCGCGGCCACCGAACAGCGCGCAACCTCGAACGGGGCGGGCGCTGTCGACGGAAACGGCAGTAGCGCGCGGTGCACCGGACCGCCCTCGGTGAAGTCGTACCAGTGCTCAAATGCGACGGGACCACTGGTCATCGCTGGATTCGTGCTCGTCATGACCTCGAGACTGCCGGCCCGGCACCGTGGTGTCTGGCGGCATTCGGACGCGGCGTTACCAGAAGCGGCGCAGGTTGTACCGCCGCGACAGCAGCACGCTGAGTACCGCGATGGCCAGGCCGAGCCCGGCCGCCATGAGGAAGATCAAATCGTAACCGGCTGCGAGGGCGGCGGCCGGAGAACTCTCGCCAGCCGCCGTTGCGGCTCTTGCGCTGGCAGCTGTCGCGAACACCGCCAGGCCTATCGAACCGCCCACCTGGCTTGCCGTGTTGGCCAGACCACCGATGGTCCCCGCGTCACCCTCGGGGACGTCGGCGGTCGCCACCACCATGAGGGTGGGGAAGGTCAGCCCGATGCCGACCGCGATGAGCAGCGTAGGTCCCAGCACGCTGGTGGCGTAGCCGCTGTCGGGGTGGGCCTGGGCGAGCCAGCCGAATCCGGCCAGGAAACAGGCCGAGCCGGCCAGCACCAGTGGGCGCACGCCGGTTCGCGGCAGCAGAGCGGCGGCCCTTCGCGCGATCACCATGAACGTCACGGCTGCGGGTGTCTGCCCGAGCCCGGTTTGAAACGCGCTGTAGCCGAGGACGTTCTGCAGGAACAGCGAAGTGAAGTACCACATCGCGATGGCGATCGCGCCGAACAGCAGCAGCATGCCGTTGCCGACGGCCACCCCTCGGATTCTGAACAGCCGTAGGGGCACCATCGGCTGGGTGGCGAAACGTGCCTCCACCACAGTGAAGACGACGAGCAGGAGCAGACCCGCGATGGCTGGCCCGACGACCATCGCGGAGGTCCAGCCGTGGTCGGCGCTCTGCATGACCCCGTAGATCAATGCGGCCAGCCCTGCCGTCCCCGTGACCGCGCCGGTGAGGTCGAGCGATTTCCGCCCTCCGGTTCCCGTGCGCGCCAGCGACACCATGGCCACCGCGATCAGCACCGCGCCGATCGGTACGTTGATCAGAAAGATCCAGCGCCACGACAGGCCAGTTGTGATGGCACCGCCCGCAACTGCGCCGGCCAAGCCGCCCACGCCGCCTGCGGCTGACCACGCGCCGAACGCCCGGGCACGCGCGTGCCCCTCGTCGAAGCTGGTGTTGATTACGGCGAGCGTGGCTGGGGCCAGCATGGCGGCCCCGATGCCCTGCGCCAGGCGGGCCGCCACCAGGACCTCAGGCTCGGTTGCCAGGCCGCCGGCCAGACTTGAGGCGGAGAACAGGAACAGCCCTGCGGTCAGCATCCGGCGCTGGCCGAACAGGTCGGCCGCGCGGCCACCCAACAGCATGAAGCCAGCGAAGGTAAGCAGGTAGCCGTTCACCACCCAGGCCAGGCCCGTGGGTGTGAACCCGAGGTCCCGGCGGATCGACGGCAGAGCGACGTTGACGATGGACGCGTCCAGGATCACCATGAATTGGCAGGCGCACACCAGCGACAGGACCAACCAGGCGGGGCCGATGATCGGCTTGACCCGCTGAGTTGCGGAGACGGTGCTTGTCATCACTGCTCCTTTGCCGAACCGCAGCTCAGGCGGCCGGGGAGGTGGTTGCGGTCCTTGCTGCGCGGGCATTCTGGTCGCCCGCGGTGGCGCCGACGCCGCCCGACAGTCGGATCGTGATCTGGGCCAGCCGCCGTCCCTGGTACCTCGCCGCTT encodes:
- a CDS encoding YciI family protein, whose translation is MSKYLLIMRGTDESNAAMMANIDEMMATTRQFIEEMVKAGVLLAAEGLDDPGKGVVVDFSGETPVVTDGPYGETKELFGGFFLLDVASKQEAVEWAKRVPAAPGSKIEVRRVPGSDEVPQVDE
- a CDS encoding RNA polymerase sigma factor is translated as MTGPTVEQVITRVHHEEWARVVASLARRFGDLGVAEDATAEAFLAAAERWPREGVPPNPGGWLATTATRKAIDRLRRESQHDAKHQAARIVYDDTPHEPTGPVEDDRLRLVFTCCHPALALEARVALTLRLLGGLTVPEIARAFLVQETTMARRITRAKAKIKAAHIPYRVPWANDIRERLTGVLAVVYLVFNEGYLASEGDDPVRVDLTDEAIRLGRLLRTLLPDDGEVAGLLALMLLTDARRSARVSGTGELVTLDQQDRSAWNRALIAEGSALIRERIKAFAAGGDPPGRYQLQAAINAVHTDAPSARDTDWSTIVALYGRMVLLDPSPIVWLNRSVAVAEVDGPGAGLAEVDRLAEVLDGYHAFHAARADLLRRLGRGGESRAAYDRAIALAGNPAERAYLTRRRDQLAG
- a CDS encoding DinB family protein — its product is MAQDNITTFVDKDLRGARFNRSTLAGAVMRGVDVNGLDIDAPWLAEGALLVNGVDVVPIVEAELNRRFPGRDLRQAKDPEGLRTAWAALERAWAAAIDRVLSMPEGSADVSIDGEWSFAQTLRHLAFATDTWLGKAILRLPQPFHPLGQPHAEYETDGYDMSIFAVDPPTFAAIRQLRAERQAMVRDFLATVTPDLLAESRPSAWSPEHHQTVLRCLHVIFDEEWEHLRFALRDIDAQR
- a CDS encoding MFS transporter — protein: MTSTVSATQRVKPIIGPAWLVLSLVCACQFMVILDASIVNVALPSIRRDLGFTPTGLAWVVNGYLLTFAGFMLLGGRAADLFGQRRMLTAGLFLFSASSLAGGLATEPEVLVAARLAQGIGAAMLAPATLAVINTSFDEGHARARAFGAWSAAGGVGGLAGAVAGGAITTGLSWRWIFLINVPIGAVLIAVAMVSLARTGTGGRKSLDLTGAVTGTAGLAALIYGVMQSADHGWTSAMVVGPAIAGLLLLVVFTVVEARFATQPMVPLRLFRIRGVAVGNGMLLLFGAIAIAMWYFTSLFLQNVLGYSAFQTGLGQTPAAVTFMVIARRAAALLPRTGVRPLVLAGSACFLAGFGWLAQAHPDSGYATSVLGPTLLIAVGIGLTFPTLMVVATADVPEGDAGTIGGLANTASQVGGSIGLAVFATAASARAATAAGESSPAAALAAGYDLIFLMAAGLGLAIAVLSVLLSRRYNLRRFW
- a CDS encoding YciI family protein, whose product is MPRYLLSVYGPAEQEAELRAFADTDAFTERLQGDGRLVFADGLEPATTATTVDGQGGRPAYTDGPYLETTEHLDAFWVIEAADLDVALALAVEGSKACRRAVEVRPCRTERAPSERC
- a CDS encoding cupin domain-containing protein, giving the protein MTSTNPAMTSGPVAFEHWYDFTEGGPVHRALLPFPSTAPAPFEVARCSVAANTSNDLDVHRSREVWIILSGTGTLTFADQTGVLRAGDIAAFESRMPHQIRNDGPEDLHAISVYWLQEGD